One Salvia splendens isolate huo1 chromosome 22, SspV2, whole genome shotgun sequence DNA segment encodes these proteins:
- the LOC121787346 gene encoding fasciclin-like arabinogalactan protein 12 isoform X1 encodes MKTLIVQVPVLLFLINCVPTTSQSPAAAPAPPGPPNVTAILEKDGHFTVFIKLLQSTKVADNLNSQLNTSNQGLTILAPPDTAFSGLKVGMLNSFTEDQQVDLAQFHVLPYYLPQSRFQTASNPLNTEAGGSSQLLAMNVTTIGNQVNITTGETNATVSSTIYDDNELAVYQVDKVLLPLRFYVPLPPPPPSPPPPKKAAPKASPAYSGPVDSHGAKRQPGRVILAMICVMLAVQ; translated from the coding sequence ATGAAAACGCTTATCGTCCAAGTCCCGGttctcctcttcctcatcaaCTGCGTCCCAACAACTTCCCAGTCCCCAGCAGCCGCCCCTGCCCCGCCCGGGCCACCCAACGTGACTGCCATCCTCGAGAAGGACGGCCACTTCACCGTGTTCATCAAACTGCTGCAGAGCACGAAAGTCGCAGACAACTTAAACTCGCAGCTTAATACCTCGAACCAAGGGCtaacaatcctagcaccgccagacACTGCTTTCTCGGGCCTCAAAGTAGGCATGCTGAACTCCTTCACGGAGGACCAGCAAGTCGACCTGGCGCAGTTCCACGTCCTGCCTTACTACCTCCCACAGTCGCGGTTTCAGACAGCGAGCAATCCTCTGAACACGGAAGCCGGGGGCAGCTCACAACTGCTGGCAATGAATGTGACAACAATAGGAAATCAGGTGAATATAACAACTGGAGAGACGAATGCAACGGTGTCAAGCACGATATACGACGATAACGAGCTGGCAGTGTATCAGGTGGATAAAGTGCTACTTCCGCTGCGATTTTACGTACCTCTGCCACCACCGCCTCCCTCACCGCCTCCGCCAAAAAAGGCAGCTCCGAAGGCTTCCCCTGCATACAGTGGTCCTGTGGATTCTCACGGTGCGAAACGCCAGCCCGGAAGAGTAATCCTTGCAATGATCTGTGTCATGTTAGCAGTTCAATGA
- the LOC121787346 gene encoding fasciclin-like arabinogalactan protein 12 isoform X2, protein MKTLIVQVPVLLFLINCVPTTSQSPAAAPAPPGPPNVTAILEKDGHFTVFIKLLQSTKVADNLNSQLNTSNQGLTILAPPDTAFSGLKVGMLNSFTEDQQVDLAQFHVLPYYLPQSRFQTASNPLNTEAGGSSQLLAMNVTTIGNQVNITTGETNATVSSTIYDDNELAVYQVDKVLLPLRFYVPLPPPPPSPPPPKKAAPKASPAYSGPVDSHASRRCIRWIRCCFR, encoded by the exons ATGAAAACGCTTATCGTCCAAGTCCCGGttctcctcttcctcatcaaCTGCGTCCCAACAACTTCCCAGTCCCCAGCAGCCGCCCCTGCCCCGCCCGGGCCACCCAACGTGACTGCCATCCTCGAGAAGGACGGCCACTTCACCGTGTTCATCAAACTGCTGCAGAGCACGAAAGTCGCAGACAACTTAAACTCGCAGCTTAATACCTCGAACCAAGGGCtaacaatcctagcaccgccagacACTGCTTTCTCGGGCCTCAAAGTAGGCATGCTGAACTCCTTCACGGAGGACCAGCAAGTCGACCTGGCGCAGTTCCACGTCCTGCCTTACTACCTCCCACAGTCGCGGTTTCAGACAGCGAGCAATCCTCTGAACACGGAAGCCGGGGGCAGCTCACAACTGCTGGCAATGAATGTGACAACAATAGGAAATCAGGTGAATATAACAACTGGAGAGACGAATGCAACGGTGTCAAGCACGATATACGACGATAACGAGCTGGCAGTGTATCAGGTGGATAAAGTGCTACTTCCGCTGCGATTTTACGTACCTCTGCCACCACCGCCTCCCTCACCGCCTCCGCCAAAAAAGGCAGCTCCGAAGGCTTCCCCTGCATACAGTGGTCCTGTGGATTCTCACG CCAGCCGGCGGTGTATCAGGTGGATAAGGTGCTGCTTCCGATGA
- the LOC121786288 gene encoding fasciclin-like arabinogalactan protein 12, which produces MTNSSLAFLFLFLFCSTLTAAPSPAAAPLLQGTAASPAPAGAGPPNVISILNKDGRFTVFAKLLQSTKVDASLDSQLVDSNNGLTVFAPTDIAFSNLKTGTLNSFTDEQKMELVRFHVLPTHISASQFETVSNPISTQAGGNADLLAMNVTAVGSSVNITTGETNTTMSNVIFDDSQLAVYQVDKVLLPMRFYVPLPPPPPPPPSPKKPSAKAAPVYVAPVESSAGKWMYNYAMAGLVLVVAALT; this is translated from the coding sequence ATGACGAATTCGTCCCTcgccttcctcttcctcttcctcttttGCAGCACCCTCACTGCTGCACCGTCCCCTGCAGCAGCTCCCCTGCTGCAGGGGACCGCGGCCAGCCCTGCGCCAGCTGGCGCAGGGCCGCCCAACGTGATCTCCATCCTCAACAAGGATGGAAGATTCACTGTGTTCGCCAAGCTGCTTCAGAGCACTAAAGTCGACGCCAGCCTCGACTCGCAGCTCGTCGACTCCAACAACGGCCTCACGGTCTTCGCCCCGACCGACATCGCATTCTCGAATCTCAAAACCGGGACGCTCAACTCGTTCACCGACGAGCAGAAGATGGAGCTAGTGCGGTTCCACGTCCTTCCCACCCACATATCGGCCTCGCAGTTTGAGACAGTTAGCAACCCGATTAGCACGCAGGCCGGTGGAAACGCTGACCTGCTGGCGATGAACGTGACCGCGGTCGGGAGCTCGGTGAACATCACGACCGGGGAGACGAACACGACCATGTCGAACGTGATATTCGACGACAGCCAGCTGGCGGTGTATCAGGTGGACAAGGTGCTGCTTCCGATGAGATTCTACGTGCCcctgccgcctccgcctccgccgccaCCTTCGCCGAAGAAGCCGTCGGCGAAGGCGGCGCCGGTGTATGTTGCGCCGGTGGAGTCTTCTGCTGGAAAATGGATGTACAATTATGCAATGGCTGGTTTGGTGTTGGTAGTGGCAGCATTGACATGA